The following coding sequences lie in one Paenibacillus durus ATCC 35681 genomic window:
- a CDS encoding carbohydrate ABC transporter permease: protein MVTDKGVWSRLRLRLLFTGPTLFAFVAVMIVPFLYGIYLTFTNWDGISTTQSLVGFQNYGAVFKDAEFWKSFGLTLKYVLFTVVFINMLAFLLAYLLTKGLKGQSFFRAGFFLPNLLGGIVLGFIWQFIFNNVLVFLGQKMGIGLFSTSWLSDPNRAFWTLVIVAVWQYAGYMMVIYVAGLTGVPGDILEAASIDGANGWLKMTRMTIPLMVPSFIVCIFLSLQRGFMVYDVNLALTKGGPFKSTELVSMHVYQKAFLSRDYGVGQAEALVLFLIVAVITLLQVYFSKKMEVEA from the coding sequence ATGGTTACGGATAAAGGGGTGTGGAGCCGCCTGCGGCTCAGACTGCTGTTCACGGGTCCGACGTTGTTCGCGTTTGTCGCAGTAATGATTGTTCCGTTCCTGTACGGCATCTACTTGACGTTTACGAATTGGGACGGAATATCCACGACACAATCCTTGGTGGGTTTTCAAAACTATGGGGCGGTCTTTAAAGACGCGGAGTTCTGGAAGTCGTTCGGCCTGACGCTCAAGTATGTGCTGTTCACGGTCGTGTTCATCAATATGCTTGCCTTTTTGTTGGCTTATCTGCTGACGAAGGGCCTGAAGGGGCAGAGCTTTTTCCGGGCCGGTTTCTTCCTTCCCAACCTTCTGGGCGGCATCGTCCTCGGCTTTATCTGGCAGTTCATTTTTAACAACGTGCTTGTATTCTTGGGTCAAAAAATGGGCATCGGCCTGTTCAGCACCTCCTGGCTTTCCGATCCGAACCGCGCCTTCTGGACGCTCGTCATTGTTGCGGTATGGCAGTATGCAGGCTATATGATGGTTATCTACGTAGCCGGTCTGACGGGAGTACCCGGGGATATCCTCGAAGCAGCAAGCATCGACGGGGCGAATGGATGGCTGAAAATGACGCGTATGACCATTCCGCTCATGGTTCCTTCGTTTATCGTGTGTATTTTCCTTTCCTTGCAGCGCGGATTTATGGTCTATGATGTCAACCTTGCGTTGACGAAAGGCGGGCCGTTCAAGAGCACCGAGCTGGTCTCGATGCATGTATATCAGAAGGCGTTTCTGTCCCGGGATTATGGGGTGGGCCAAGCCGAAGCGCTGGTGCTGTTCCTGATTGTGGCGGTTATTACCCTGCTTCAAGTATACTTCAGCAAGAAGATGGAGGTGGAGGCTTAA
- a CDS encoding TetR/AcrR family transcriptional regulator translates to MDKKESARLAYVLETALNIFVRYGYKKTSIEDISKASGITRQGIYLHFKNKDEIFSASIQKALDDGLQSADQILEDDRLTLEEKLFQALDEWFGRHVGFLHPEASDLVVQCERVLGDAVENSSSSFQKKLEQVILASSGKNTKDVKTRAATIADMLCTCALTWKHRLSSRQEFQEKLCDAIHLCCQDLRD, encoded by the coding sequence ATGGATAAAAAAGAATCGGCAAGACTGGCGTACGTTCTTGAGACAGCTCTGAATATTTTTGTTCGGTACGGCTATAAAAAAACATCCATTGAGGATATCTCGAAAGCCTCGGGCATCACACGTCAGGGGATTTATCTTCATTTTAAAAATAAAGATGAGATCTTTAGCGCTTCCATTCAAAAAGCGTTGGACGACGGTTTGCAATCCGCCGATCAGATACTTGAGGATGACCGCTTAACGCTGGAAGAAAAACTGTTTCAAGCTTTAGACGAGTGGTTTGGCCGTCACGTAGGATTCCTTCATCCTGAAGCGTCTGATCTTGTGGTCCAATGTGAGCGCGTTCTCGGCGACGCTGTTGAAAACAGCAGTTCATCGTTTCAAAAGAAACTCGAACAAGTCATTCTAGCGTCATCTGGGAAAAATACAAAAGACGTTAAGACTCGCGCTGCGACCATTGCCGACATGCTATGTACATGTGCATTGACTTGGAAGCATCGTTTATCATCGCGGCAAGAATTCCAAGAGAAGTTGTGTGACGCCATCCACTTGTGTTGTCAAGATCTTCGAGACTAG
- a CDS encoding ABC transporter substrate-binding protein, with protein sequence MKHVKKMKWFILSLTLILILSACSSSGGDTQSANGGQNGSAGGGIKITLLNSKSEIQPQLEEAAKAFHEANPTISLEIQPVPNGGSPFERASTLYASGNPPTMIMLDTGDVAKFKDRILDLSGEKWNADAVEHALDLTTIDGKNYAFPLAIEGYGFIYNKAVVDKAVGGSFDPSTINTTASLENLFKQIEASGKKALVVSPMDWSLGAHYFSLAYAGQDKDMTKVNAFIDNLRAGKVDLASNKVFNGLMDTFDVMAKYNIDQASPLAGTYERGPELLGKGEVGIWFMGNWAWPQISSFDTANKEYGFLPVPISNNAGDYGNQEISSAVSKRIVIDKEKSTPEQQDAAKKFLDWIVYEQQGQDFLVNKANIIPAFKNITLPAADPLGKSIQDYISRGKSEQSMSDLPADHWANVGASMQKYLAKQSDRAALAKEIEQYWTNVKE encoded by the coding sequence ATGAAACATGTAAAGAAGATGAAGTGGTTTATTCTCTCGCTGACGCTAATTTTGATTCTCTCAGCTTGCAGCAGCTCGGGAGGCGATACACAGTCCGCAAACGGCGGGCAGAACGGCAGTGCAGGCGGCGGCATTAAAATAACGCTGCTTAACTCCAAGAGCGAGATTCAGCCACAGCTTGAGGAGGCCGCAAAGGCTTTCCATGAAGCAAACCCGACGATCTCTTTGGAAATTCAGCCTGTTCCTAATGGCGGCTCTCCTTTTGAACGCGCTTCCACTCTGTATGCTTCCGGCAATCCTCCAACCATGATCATGCTGGATACAGGGGACGTAGCCAAATTCAAAGACCGCATTCTTGACCTGAGCGGCGAGAAATGGAATGCGGACGCTGTGGAACATGCCCTTGACCTGACTACAATCGACGGTAAAAATTATGCATTCCCTCTGGCTATTGAAGGCTACGGCTTTATTTATAACAAAGCGGTCGTGGACAAGGCGGTAGGCGGAAGCTTTGATCCGTCCACAATCAACACCACAGCGTCGCTGGAAAATCTGTTTAAACAAATCGAAGCGAGTGGAAAAAAAGCACTGGTCGTTTCTCCGATGGATTGGTCGCTCGGCGCCCACTATTTTTCCTTGGCCTATGCCGGTCAGGATAAAGATATGACCAAGGTCAACGCTTTTATCGATAATCTGCGGGCAGGCAAAGTCGATCTTGCAAGCAATAAGGTATTCAACGGTCTGATGGATACATTTGACGTCATGGCGAAGTACAATATCGATCAAGCTTCCCCGCTGGCGGGAACCTATGAACGCGGTCCCGAACTGCTCGGCAAAGGCGAAGTAGGCATCTGGTTCATGGGCAACTGGGCTTGGCCGCAAATCAGCAGTTTTGATACCGCTAACAAAGAGTACGGCTTCCTGCCGGTGCCAATCAGCAATAACGCTGGCGACTATGGGAACCAGGAAATCTCCTCGGCCGTCTCCAAACGGATTGTAATCGACAAAGAGAAATCCACACCGGAGCAGCAGGATGCGGCGAAGAAATTCCTTGACTGGATCGTGTATGAGCAGCAAGGCCAGGATTTCCTGGTGAACAAGGCCAATATTATTCCGGCGTTTAAAAATATTACGCTTCCGGCCGCCGACCCGCTCGGCAAGTCGATTCAGGATTACATCTCCAGAGGCAAATCCGAGCAGTCGATGAGCGATCTTCCGGCTGACCACTGGGCGAATGTGGGCGCTTCGATGCAAAAATATCTTGCCAAGCAAAGCGACCGCGCGGCACTTGCCAAAGAAATCGAGCAGTACTGGACTAACGTAAAAGAATAA
- a CDS encoding EthD domain-containing protein — MIKVMAFLTKKDGMNTRDLIEYYENQHVPLITRLAPIPSVYKRNYILRKDDSSTKDDFDIVTELVFPDRGAYEAWVAKMYAPHSGVAEDELNFLDRSRTRSYVVEEHVTSE; from the coding sequence ATGATTAAAGTAATGGCCTTTCTTACCAAAAAGGATGGAATGAATACACGAGATCTTATCGAATACTATGAGAATCAACATGTACCACTGATTACTAGATTGGCACCAATCCCTAGCGTTTACAAACGCAACTACATTCTACGAAAGGACGACTCTAGTACAAAAGATGACTTCGATATCGTGACAGAACTCGTATTTCCTGACCGTGGTGCTTATGAAGCTTGGGTAGCTAAGATGTATGCTCCACACTCTGGAGTTGCAGAGGACGAGCTCAATTTTCTTGATCGTTCGCGAACTAGATCTTATGTCGTCGAAGAACACGTGACTTCCGAGTAA
- a CDS encoding LacI family DNA-binding transcriptional regulator, which produces MKKLTIEDVAQKAGVSKSTVSQFLNKRYKYMSDATRKRIAEVIDELNYQPNGLARSLKRNRTNTVGVIVGDINYSLSIQCIRAIENELQLSGNQLIICNADENPEKEAKYIETLMARQVDGLVVFPTGDDPSLYHRLLEKNYPLVFLDRLVEGIATQSLLLDNEMAVKTAYKEFIRHGHERIALLTLPAGRYAITPRKERISSYKKAVEEAGQEWREDYVCSASRENMAGALEQLLSLPQPPTALLAANDIALAEMLKFANTHSLSIPRDLSVIGIDDAEFATIYNPAITTIRQPAYEMGMEASKIILSGIEDTGSTVPITYRFTPSLQPGDSVQQAPISK; this is translated from the coding sequence ATGAAAAAACTGACAATCGAAGATGTGGCGCAAAAGGCGGGCGTGTCGAAAAGCACGGTCTCGCAGTTTTTGAACAAGCGCTATAAATATATGAGCGACGCGACGAGAAAGCGGATCGCCGAGGTGATCGACGAACTGAATTATCAGCCGAACGGCCTGGCCCGCAGCCTGAAGCGGAACCGGACGAACACGGTTGGCGTCATCGTTGGGGATATTAATTATTCTTTGTCCATTCAATGTATCCGGGCGATTGAGAACGAGCTTCAGCTCAGCGGCAATCAGTTGATTATCTGCAACGCGGACGAGAATCCGGAGAAGGAAGCGAAGTATATCGAAACGCTGATGGCCCGGCAGGTTGACGGTTTGGTTGTTTTTCCTACCGGTGATGATCCCTCCCTCTACCATCGTCTGCTCGAAAAAAATTATCCGCTGGTATTCCTGGACCGGCTTGTCGAGGGCATTGCGACCCAGAGCCTGCTGCTCGACAATGAAATGGCGGTCAAGACGGCATATAAAGAATTTATCCGGCATGGGCATGAGCGGATCGCGCTGCTGACGCTGCCGGCCGGCCGCTACGCGATTACACCGCGGAAGGAACGGATTAGCAGCTACAAAAAGGCGGTCGAGGAAGCGGGGCAAGAGTGGCGGGAGGATTATGTGTGCAGCGCATCCAGGGAAAACATGGCGGGGGCGCTTGAGCAGCTGCTGTCTCTGCCTCAGCCTCCGACCGCGCTGCTTGCGGCCAACGATATTGCACTCGCCGAAATGCTAAAATTTGCGAATACGCATTCCTTATCCATCCCGCGTGATTTATCGGTTATCGGCATCGACGATGCGGAGTTCGCAACGATCTATAATCCCGCGATTACGACGATCCGCCAACCCGCGTATGAAATGGGAATGGAGGCCTCCAAAATCATCCTCTCCGGCATAGAAGACACGGGCTCCACCGTGCCGATTACTTACCGATTTACTCCGTCTCTTCAACCGGGGGACTCGGTCCAACAAGCGCCAATTTCTAAATAA
- a CDS encoding MarR family winged helix-turn-helix transcriptional regulator, translating to MTIAFRYYTLCSMMNNDELSKEKISNSLLDVFKTFAKLDRKNRDYGVGEPLFHSEIYTLNEIREHRGIHITALAECCGVTKGAISQVLKKLEQKGLITKEKDARNQSRLILQVTPKGEIAYAHHLDYQNQFKKMVEEVLGDAPVDKVQFIKDFLMKLEKQLGK from the coding sequence TTGACAATAGCGTTTAGGTACTATACACTTTGTTCTATGATGAATAATGATGAACTTTCAAAAGAGAAAATTAGCAACAGCCTCTTGGATGTGTTCAAAACTTTCGCCAAACTGGATAGGAAAAATAGAGATTATGGTGTAGGCGAGCCTTTATTTCATTCCGAGATCTATACGCTAAATGAAATAAGAGAGCATAGAGGCATCCATATTACGGCGTTGGCTGAATGTTGTGGAGTTACGAAAGGCGCAATATCCCAAGTACTGAAAAAACTTGAACAGAAAGGGTTAATCACAAAAGAAAAGGATGCCCGCAACCAATCAAGGTTAATTCTACAGGTAACCCCTAAAGGTGAAATTGCATACGCACACCACTTAGATTATCAGAACCAATTCAAAAAAATGGTTGAAGAAGTATTAGGAGACGCTCCCGTCGATAAGGTTCAATTTATTAAAGATTTTTTAATGAAGCTAGAGAAACAACTTGGCAAATGA
- a CDS encoding carbohydrate ABC transporter permease, whose amino-acid sequence MQRFKKQTSWLTVIGLSVILFVFIVPFVLLLFNSVKANKDITSSPLTLPTSFVFSNYSIALDKMNYFHAFANSVIITLFSVLFISLFAAMTAHYFVRYDTKFNQYTFLLMVASMIIPFQAIMIPLVKIYGSLNMLNNKWALIFMYIGFGCSLAIFIYHGFVKSIPKELEEAAMIDGCTPTQTFFRIVFPVLMPTTATITILNVLWIWNDFLLPSLVLVDPLQRTLPLSTFNFYGTYTVDYGPLMASLVLSIFPVVIIYLFAQKYIIQGVMQGSVK is encoded by the coding sequence ATGCAGCGATTCAAAAAGCAAACCTCCTGGCTGACGGTAATCGGTCTTTCGGTCATCCTGTTCGTCTTTATCGTTCCGTTCGTGCTGCTGCTGTTCAATTCGGTGAAAGCGAACAAGGACATTACCTCAAGCCCGCTTACTCTGCCGACAAGCTTCGTGTTCTCGAATTACAGCATTGCGCTGGACAAAATGAATTACTTCCACGCATTTGCCAACTCGGTCATTATCACGCTGTTTAGCGTACTGTTTATCTCTTTGTTTGCGGCAATGACCGCGCATTATTTTGTCCGGTACGATACGAAATTCAATCAATACACCTTTTTGCTGATGGTGGCTTCTATGATTATTCCGTTCCAGGCGATCATGATTCCGCTTGTCAAAATTTACGGATCACTCAACATGCTGAACAACAAATGGGCGCTGATTTTTATGTATATCGGATTCGGCTGCTCGCTTGCGATCTTCATTTACCACGGATTCGTGAAGAGTATACCGAAGGAACTGGAGGAGGCGGCGATGATTGACGGCTGTACGCCTACCCAGACCTTTTTCCGCATCGTGTTCCCGGTGCTGATGCCGACGACGGCGACGATAACCATCTTGAACGTGCTGTGGATCTGGAACGACTTTCTGCTGCCGTCACTCGTTCTCGTCGATCCGCTTCAGCGTACGCTTCCACTGTCCACCTTCAATTTCTATGGCACCTACACCGTGGATTACGGCCCGCTGATGGCCAGCTTGGTACTCAGCATCTTCCCGGTAGTCATCATTTACTTGTTCGCGCAAAAATATATCATTCAGGGCGTTATGCAGGGCTCCGTTAAGTAA
- a CDS encoding zf-HC2 domain-containing protein: protein MNCAEVMEWMHRYLDHDLSRDESLEMFRHIDGCPSCAELFERLNALSSELEQLPDVSPPFSLVDSIMPKLEAIDRERAAAAAPSTAETDSLQMSRKASRAKARQSSSLAGRFGIGAAAAAVIFGIAIFNMPEKLPGAQVDNMMKSTAEYNDFKGNASSAANAGGADTGPEESSGGAGVTFGGSGENSAPADAGTSTLAAPESPSPTSGGQPAEGGGVKPNTAEPTKKARSNRTEGPAASADPGKDRRVSNKQMATPQPSANASASPEASTDDKAGERSDSIMSDNTLQAPQSSGADMGIMDMAPAEPSPDSLSWTSPDSRYTAVVEGKQLVIYRDAAADSEGRQAVDTVAIEGTWVSGKWSEDSRQFTYVTKTDGNEVSGAYTVPQETADPAAAPSASAAPASSPPSPGASTK, encoded by the coding sequence ATGAACTGCGCGGAGGTGATGGAATGGATGCATCGTTATCTGGATCATGATTTGAGCCGGGACGAAAGTCTGGAAATGTTCCGCCATATCGATGGTTGCCCTTCCTGCGCGGAATTGTTCGAACGGCTGAACGCGCTGTCCAGCGAGCTGGAGCAGCTCCCCGACGTCAGCCCCCCTTTCAGTCTGGTGGATTCGATTATGCCGAAGCTTGAGGCCATCGACCGGGAGAGGGCCGCGGCGGCGGCTCCATCTACGGCAGAGACGGACTCTCTGCAGATGAGCCGCAAGGCGTCACGGGCCAAGGCCCGCCAGAGCTCCTCACTGGCAGGCCGCTTCGGAATTGGGGCTGCCGCGGCCGCAGTAATATTTGGCATTGCCATATTCAATATGCCGGAGAAGCTGCCGGGCGCGCAGGTGGACAATATGATGAAGAGTACCGCTGAGTATAACGACTTTAAGGGGAATGCAAGTTCGGCGGCGAATGCCGGTGGAGCGGATACGGGCCCGGAGGAATCTTCCGGCGGGGCGGGCGTAACCTTTGGGGGAAGCGGAGAGAACAGCGCTCCAGCCGATGCCGGAACGTCAACATTGGCTGCACCGGAGAGCCCCTCGCCGACGAGTGGCGGACAACCCGCAGAGGGCGGCGGCGTGAAGCCAAATACAGCCGAACCTACGAAGAAAGCACGCAGTAATCGTACGGAAGGGCCGGCTGCAAGCGCAGACCCGGGCAAGGATAGACGAGTCTCTAACAAGCAGATGGCAACTCCCCAGCCATCCGCCAATGCGTCAGCGTCGCCGGAAGCCAGTACAGATGATAAGGCCGGCGAACGGAGCGATTCCATAATGTCGGATAACACGCTGCAGGCGCCGCAATCAAGTGGCGCAGATATGGGAATTATGGATATGGCTCCTGCGGAACCGTCGCCGGATTCCCTGTCATGGACGTCGCCCGACAGTCGATATACGGCGGTAGTGGAAGGCAAGCAACTGGTAATCTACCGCGATGCAGCAGCTGATTCAGAGGGAAGACAGGCTGTCGATACGGTTGCAATTGAAGGAACCTGGGTGTCGGGAAAATGGTCGGAGGACAGCCGGCAGTTTACGTATGTGACGAAAACGGACGGAAATGAGGTTAGCGGCGCGTATACCGTACCGCAGGAGACGGCAGACCCTGCCGCTGCCCCATCGGCTTCGGCAGCGCCGGCGTCCTCGCCGCCGTCACCGGGAGCTTCAACAAAATAG
- a CDS encoding sugar kinase translates to MSKHLDVVTFGEPMAMLYANEEGPLDEVMSFSKALAGAESNVATGLARLEHTVGYVTKLGEDSFGSFIFKALNQEGIDTSSISFSSEFPTGMLIKSKVVTGDPKVEYYRKRSAASKLGLADFDASYFASAGHLHVTGISSAISPECHEFSVHAMEFMKQSGKTVSFDPNLRPALWPGAKTMADKINDLAVRCDWFVPGLGEGQILTGLKAPEEIASYYLNLGVSLVVIKLGPEGAYYKSSDSEGYVQGLKVDQVVDTVGAGDGFAVGVISALLEKLTLEEAVRRGNAIGALAVMSPGDRDGLPTREQLERFISQGTN, encoded by the coding sequence GTGAGCAAACATTTGGACGTAGTCACTTTCGGAGAGCCGATGGCTATGCTTTACGCCAATGAGGAAGGACCGCTGGATGAAGTGATGTCATTTTCCAAAGCTTTGGCCGGAGCGGAGAGCAATGTGGCTACAGGCTTAGCGCGTCTGGAGCATACGGTCGGCTATGTAACCAAGCTTGGCGAGGACAGCTTCGGATCTTTCATTTTCAAAGCGCTGAACCAAGAAGGCATCGATACCTCAAGCATCTCCTTCTCCAGCGAATTTCCGACCGGAATGTTAATCAAATCGAAGGTTGTTACCGGCGATCCCAAGGTGGAATATTATCGCAAACGTTCAGCTGCCTCTAAGCTGGGACTTGCCGATTTCGATGCATCCTACTTCGCCTCGGCGGGACATCTTCACGTAACCGGCATCTCCTCGGCAATCTCTCCTGAATGCCACGAGTTCTCCGTTCACGCCATGGAATTCATGAAGCAAAGCGGTAAGACCGTCTCATTCGATCCCAACCTTCGCCCGGCCCTCTGGCCCGGCGCCAAGACGATGGCAGACAAGATTAATGACCTCGCCGTCCGCTGCGATTGGTTCGTCCCGGGTCTTGGCGAAGGCCAGATTCTGACAGGGCTGAAGGCGCCGGAGGAAATCGCGTCCTACTATTTGAATTTGGGCGTATCCCTGGTCGTTATCAAGCTGGGTCCGGAAGGCGCATACTACAAATCTTCCGATTCGGAGGGCTATGTGCAAGGTTTAAAGGTCGATCAGGTCGTGGATACGGTAGGCGCAGGCGACGGCTTTGCCGTCGGGGTGATCAGCGCCCTGCTGGAGAAGCTTACGCTCGAAGAAGCGGTGCGGCGCGGCAACGCCATCGGCGCTTTGGCGGTCATGTCTCCCGGCGATAGGGACGGACTGCCGACCCGCGAACAGCTTGAACGGTTTATCAGCCAAGGCACGAACTGA
- a CDS encoding alpha/beta hydrolase, which translates to MKYYTKTDVTFDSAGVKIAGHLYTPDGEVSGPRPAIVVGHPGTGVKEQAAGLYAKRLAERGFVTLTFDAAYQGESGGEPRGLEDPAHRVEDFKAAVSFLSVLSEVDPDRIGVLGICASGGYVIPATVTDHRIKAVATVSAVDISLQFRNGSDGKQDPAIIHGMLAAAAAARTSEAHGEGVGTFPIFPETEDQARAFGQHAFEGWEYYCTDRAQHPRSAKVFTWNSIDRIAYFDAFRFIDLVAPRPLLMIVGTQAVTSWMTTEAFANAQEPKELFWIDGATHVDLYDKDEYVAPAVSKLAEFFLTNLTAPGSA; encoded by the coding sequence ATGAAATACTATACTAAGACGGACGTCACCTTCGACAGTGCCGGCGTGAAGATCGCCGGCCACCTCTACACACCCGACGGAGAGGTCAGCGGGCCGCGCCCTGCGATCGTCGTCGGCCATCCCGGCACCGGCGTCAAGGAGCAGGCTGCGGGCCTCTACGCAAAGCGCCTGGCCGAGCGGGGTTTCGTCACTCTTACCTTCGACGCCGCCTATCAGGGCGAAAGCGGAGGCGAGCCGCGCGGATTGGAGGACCCAGCCCACCGCGTCGAGGACTTCAAGGCTGCCGTCTCGTTCCTCAGTGTGCTGAGCGAGGTCGACCCGGACCGCATCGGCGTACTGGGCATCTGTGCCTCTGGCGGCTATGTGATCCCCGCCACTGTGACAGACCACCGCATCAAGGCCGTCGCCACCGTCAGCGCCGTCGACATCAGCCTTCAATTTCGTAACGGCAGCGATGGCAAGCAGGACCCCGCCATCATCCATGGCATGCTCGCCGCCGCAGCGGCGGCCCGCACCTCCGAAGCCCACGGCGAAGGCGTCGGCACATTCCCGATTTTCCCGGAGACCGAGGACCAGGCCCGCGCCTTCGGCCAGCACGCCTTCGAGGGCTGGGAATATTACTGCACCGACCGCGCGCAGCACCCGCGTTCGGCTAAGGTCTTTACCTGGAACAGTATAGACCGCATCGCATATTTCGACGCGTTCCGGTTCATCGACCTGGTGGCGCCTCGCCCGCTGCTCATGATCGTTGGAACTCAAGCCGTCACGTCATGGATGACGACCGAAGCGTTTGCGAACGCGCAAGAACCCAAGGAACTGTTTTGGATTGACGGTGCCACCCACGTCGACCTTTACGACAAGGACGAGTACGTGGCGCCTGCGGTTTCGAAGCTCGCGGAGTTCTTCCTTACGAATCTGACCGCCCCTGGCTCGGCTTGA
- a CDS encoding RNA polymerase sigma factor, with amino-acid sequence MVEQGLVRAAQSGDRDALITLLREIEGQVYKTAFYILHNEQDALDASQEALIRIYTKIGSYEEKAQFKTWVQRIVTNICIDKFRKTKPTVSIDEHEMVFKDKQNVEREVLSGYLAEDIREAIDQLPEHHRTVIVLRYLQDFSYNEIAESLDLPLNTVKSYLFRARQQLQNRLQEYQKGGVSG; translated from the coding sequence GTGGTGGAGCAGGGACTCGTCAGAGCCGCTCAATCGGGCGATCGCGACGCTCTAATCACCCTATTGCGAGAAATTGAAGGCCAGGTGTATAAGACGGCCTTTTACATTTTGCATAACGAACAGGATGCGCTGGACGCCTCGCAGGAGGCTTTGATCCGGATCTATACCAAAATCGGCTCCTATGAAGAGAAGGCCCAATTCAAGACATGGGTTCAGCGGATCGTGACCAATATATGTATAGATAAATTCAGGAAGACGAAGCCGACTGTTTCGATCGACGAGCATGAGATGGTATTCAAGGATAAGCAAAATGTGGAACGCGAAGTTCTCTCGGGGTATTTGGCGGAGGACATCCGCGAGGCTATTGACCAACTGCCGGAGCATCATCGAACGGTTATTGTACTGCGTTATTTGCAGGATTTTTCTTACAACGAGATTGCAGAAAGTCTGGACCTTCCGCTTAATACGGTGAAATCTTACCTGTTCCGGGCAAGGCAGCAGCTGCAAAACAGACTACAGGAGTACCAGAAAGGTGGTGTATCGGGATGA
- the holA gene encoding DNA polymerase III subunit delta, translating into MDAKTAAKEIKQGKFSPVYCLYGSEKFRMNEFAAFLESELIAKEDRDFAVIPFDLSETPVQAVVEEAETVPFMVPRKLLIVRDASLFTAGKDNAKLEHRVDLLQEYLTRPAEFSVIVFLVNSDKLDERKKIVKTLKSAGTVLPFNPLGAEELLRWVEKGIRDRGCTAAPGAAEALIACAGTGLQGLTAEMDKLCLFAGSGGTVDTAAVESLVPRGTEQNVFTLVEELANLRLDKAVGMLHELLKQREEPIKIAALITRQFRIILQVKDLSAQSYSQGQIASQLGLHPYAVKLAGEQARKFGGAQLREILSSLADLDYQMKTGRIDKVLGLELFMLRLGAVRPA; encoded by the coding sequence GTGGATGCCAAGACAGCGGCCAAGGAAATCAAGCAGGGGAAGTTCTCCCCGGTTTATTGTTTATATGGAAGCGAAAAGTTCCGAATGAACGAATTTGCGGCTTTTTTGGAGAGCGAGCTGATTGCGAAGGAGGACCGTGATTTTGCGGTGATTCCTTTCGACCTTTCCGAAACGCCGGTCCAGGCGGTGGTGGAAGAAGCGGAGACCGTGCCGTTCATGGTGCCCCGCAAGCTGCTGATTGTAAGGGATGCTTCGCTGTTCACGGCAGGCAAGGATAACGCCAAGCTGGAGCACCGCGTTGATCTCCTACAAGAATATTTGACGCGTCCCGCTGAATTCAGCGTAATCGTCTTTCTGGTCAACAGCGACAAGCTGGATGAGCGCAAAAAAATCGTTAAAACGCTGAAATCGGCCGGCACCGTGCTGCCGTTTAATCCGCTCGGCGCGGAGGAGCTTCTCCGCTGGGTGGAAAAAGGCATCCGGGATCGCGGCTGTACCGCCGCGCCGGGGGCGGCAGAGGCGCTTATCGCCTGTGCCGGCACGGGGCTGCAAGGGCTGACAGCCGAGATGGACAAGCTGTGTCTGTTCGCCGGAAGCGGCGGAACGGTAGATACAGCGGCTGTGGAGAGTCTCGTGCCGCGCGGGACGGAGCAGAACGTCTTCACGCTGGTAGAGGAACTCGCGAATCTGCGTCTGGATAAGGCGGTGGGAATGCTGCATGAGCTGCTCAAGCAGCGGGAGGAGCCGATCAAGATCGCCGCGCTGATCACGCGGCAGTTCCGGATTATTTTGCAGGTCAAGGATTTGTCGGCTCAAAGCTATTCCCAAGGTCAGATTGCCTCCCAGCTTGGGCTTCATCCCTATGCCGTTAAGCTGGCAGGAGAGCAGGCCCGCAAGTTCGGCGGAGCGCAGCTGAGAGAGATTTTGAGCAGCCTGGCCGATTTGGATTACCAGATGAAGACAGGAAGAATTGACAAGGTGCTGGGGCTGGAGCTGTTCATGCTGCGGCTTGGTGCAGTAAGGCCGGCGTAG